One window of the Diachasmimorpha longicaudata isolate KC_UGA_2023 chromosome 9, iyDiaLong2, whole genome shotgun sequence genome contains the following:
- the LOC135166212 gene encoding uncharacterized protein LOC135166212, with the protein MTLFPFLLHLWDSFDAGELDQRLSFIIFQRAKRVIVKYLKKLIFERIKPRDSSCLMHSYYTGDCHNAQSIIARCFYVDITHCPIRLTRDLAIPMSHAPSC; encoded by the exons ATGACACTTTTTCCTTTCCTGCTGCATTTATGGGACTCATTCGACGCCGGAGAACTGGACCAGAGGCTTTCATTCATAATATTTCAACGAGCCAAGAGAGTCATTgtcaaatatttaaaaaaactaataTTTGAACGAATAAAACCACGAG ATTCCTCCTGCCTCATGCATAGTTATTACACAGGTGATTGTCATAATGCTCAATCCATCATTGCAAGATGTTTTTATGTGGACATCACCCATTGCCCAATACGATTAACCAGAGATCTTGCGATTCCAATGAGCCACGCACCGAGTTGCTGA
- the LOC135166112 gene encoding transport and Golgi organization protein 6 homolog, protein MESSERPVDVDYHGILLRLTTEGGTNNEKNSLNCQVFDLLPEKLKREIEESCSDGGDTADSRKYLQTILHVLEDLQMNVLSKSETFMSVNEYRCVKIAIEQVISLGVFPGLIPGISKELRALYPSVLDLQEDLTDLGKYSRLSTTVRAMVRMFSEISLRPAILTQLGPLLGALVQLSHAPLMKPKSQDNVEPSKFQMTPELYDKLQNEQMEFKRILTDIVNNCPQSAVIKELMVLFGLQNIPQWVKKNVKLYLINLIMEPTGVYSLIAATCQDTVDLGIHWDRLDTISKLIAMNHGNNPEEYYSTVCSQLLELLSSTAVRSSPDIARTCIRTLQEVHPEVSKTKIIDKICEPLLTTPGTSDVGSRTRGEVEISKCLENLTKLFISTDANFKCLPIDLIAETAVPLFCIYKKTCQSPCLLRLKSKELLINLLNSSDLRDKLICAFLGHDIHPGNFGGQMKFEFGPSGGLEVTGEVEEVNPENSADCLFDLVKDSPDLPWHLFNYSQSFFCKIRKREANVLDRLESQLVVMKLLLSLANCKSVQEHQLRHPEHLIGFITELFEESFVSPGDDDHVDILYVSLMLIKEIVAERKKPKDWSWTPFDNLSRFLKERLTNWKCPEHLKSLIVEVQQIVRQRGVTPRFEDLSVEESNESPFDKALKDLTDPLLPVRAHGLISLTKLIETSSSSITGKSDLLVYLFQQNLKDEDSFIYLASINGLSALALKFPQKVIGILIQEFADMTRESDSTGVAPENRAKLGEILVKTTRLLGDMAPAYKTTLINGFLCAVRDTDPMVRASSLSCLGELCNVLGFSLGNAVIEVLYCIGCIIETDKFPECRRAAVLVVTLLIRGLGKDVLGNLGSQLLPVYRALKHLRDNDDDPVLRLHAQLALEELDSIVKSLLFVKPQLEKSIFLLNR, encoded by the exons ATGGAGTCATCTGAACGTCCTGTGGATGTGGATTATCATGGAATTTTGTTGAGACTCACTACTGAAG GAGGCACAAACAATGAAAAGAACAGCCTCAACTGCCAAGTGTTCGATCTATTACCCGAAAAATtaaagagagagatagaagaaTCCTGCAGTGATGGAGGGGACACAGCTGACAGTCGTAAATACCTCCAGACAATTCTCCACGTCTTGGAAGATCTCCAGATGAATGTCTTATCGAAAAGCGAGACATTTATGAGTGTTAACGAGTACAGATGTGTGAAAATAGCAATTGAGCAGGTGATATCCTTGGGAGTCTTCCCCGGCCTGATTCCTGGTATCTCGAAAGAACTGAGAGCACTCTACCCATCCGTCTTGGACCTCCAGGAAGACCTGACTGATTTGGGTAAATACAGCAGACTGTCGACGACAGTGAGAGCAATGGTGAGGATGTTTTCAGAGATTTCATTGAGACCAGCCATTTTAACTCAACTGGGGCCCCTCCTGGGGGCTCTCGTTCAGCTCTCTCATGCACCGCTGATGAAGCCAAAGTCTCAGGACAACGTTGAACCCTCAAAGTTCCAGATGACCCCTGAACTCTACGACAAACTACAAAATGAACAGATGGAGTTCAAGAGAATCCTCACTGACATCGTAAATAATTGTCCTCAGTCTGCTGTCATCAAGGAGCTGATGGTCCTGTTCGGTCTCCAGAACATTCCCCAGTGGGTCAAGAAAAACGTCAAGCTCTACCTGATCAATTTGATAATGGAACCGACAGGAGTTTACTCACTCATAGCAGCGACCTGTCAGGACACTGTAGACCTGGGAATACACTGGGATAGACTGGATACGATATCAAAATTGATAGCTATGAATCATGGGAATAATCCTGAAGAGTATTACTCGACTGTGTGCTCGCAGCTGCTGGAGCTTTTGTCGTCGACAGCTGTGAGGAGCTCTCCAGACATCGCCAGGACATGCATAAGAACTCTCCAGGAGGTTCACCCTGAGGTTAGCAAGACTAAGATCATCGATAAGATTTGTGAGCCACTTTTGACAACTCCTGGTACATCTGACGTTGGGTCGAGGACCAGGGGAGAGGTTGAGATCTCCAAGTGCTTGGAGAACCTCACGAAATTGTTCATCTCCACTGACGCCAACTTCAAATGCCTTCCGATAGATTTAATAGCAGAAACGGCGGTTCCTCTATTCTGCATTTACAAAAAGACGTGCCAGAGCCCTTGTCTTCTCAGGTTAAAATCGAAAGAACTATTAATTAATCTGCTGAACTCATCTGACTTAagggataaattaatttgtgcGTTTCTGGGACACGACATTCACCCAGGAAATTTTGGAGGACAAATGAAGTTTGAGTTTGGTCCTTCAGGAGGTCTAGAAGTCACAGGAGAAGTGGAAGAAGTTAATCCAGAGAATTCTGCCGACTGTCTCTTCGATCTCGTGAAAGATTCTCCCGACTTGCCCTGGCACCTCTTCAATTACTCCCAATCCTTCTTCTGCAAGATCAGAAAACGTGAGGCTAATGTTCTGGACCGGTTGGAGAGTCAGCTGGTGGTGATGAAGCTACTCCTCAGTCTCGCAAACTGCAAAAGTGTCCAGGAACATCAGCTGAGGCATCCGGAGCATCTCATCGGTTTCATAACGGAATTATTCGAGGAATCTTTCGTGTCTCCAGGGGATGACGATCACGTGGACATTCTCTACGTCAGTTTGATGCTGATCAAGGAGATAGTGGCGGAGAGGAAGAAGCCTAAGGATTGGAGCTGGACGCCTTTCGATAATTTATCTAGATTCCTCAAGGAGAGGCTCACCAACTGGAAATGCCCGGAGCACCTGAAATCTCTGATTGTCGAGGTGCAACAGATCGTCAGACAGAGGGGAGTTACTCCTCGTTTTGAAGACCTCAGTGTTGAGGAGAGCAATGAAAGTCCCTTTGACAAAGCTCTGAAAGACCTCACAGATCCATTGCTGCCAGTGAGGGCTCATGGATTGATCAGTCTGACGAAATTAATCGAGACGTCGAGTTCATCGATCACTGGAAAATCAGATCTACTCGTGTACTTGTTCCAGCAAAATCTCAAGGACGAGGATTCCTTCATTTATCTGGCGTCGATCAATGGACTGTCCGCACTGGCACTGAAATTTCCACAGAAAGTAATCGGTATTTTGATCCAGGAGTTCGCAGATATGACGAGAGAGTCAGATTCCACTGGTGTGGCACCAGAAAATCGTGCAAAACTGGGGGAAATTCTGGTGAAAACAACTCGATTGCTGGGAGATATGGCACCAGCTTATAAGACAACACTAATAAACGGTTTCCTTTGTGCTGTTAGAGACACCGATCCCATGGTTCGTGCTTCGAGTTTATCGTGTCTGGGGGAACTCTGCAACGTACTTGGATTTTCTCTCGGTAATGCTGTAATTGAAGTTCTTTATTGCATCGGCTGTATCATTGAAACGgataaattccctgaatgtcGACGAGCTGCTGTTCTAGTGGTCACTTTACTCATTCGTGGTCTTGGTAAAGATGTACTCGGAAATCTTGGGAGTCAACTTTTGCCTGTTTACCGGGCCCTCAAGCACCTCAGGGATAATGACGATGATCCTGTTTTGAGGCTTCATGCACAATTAGCGCTGGAGGAGCTCGATAGCATCGTGAAGAGTCTTCTATTCGTAAAACCTCAGCTTGAGAAGagcatttttttgttgaatcgaTGA